The DNA segment AGCGATATGCTAAAAGAGATGATGTTGCCAACTCTATTTTGTGCTACCATTTTAGCCCTGCTTCAAGCCAAAACTGGCGACCTGCTTCATAGGTCGCAACGGTTGAGCTAGTGCCTGATAGTGCGGTTTTGTTGCTTCTATTTAGCACGTTTGAGATGTCTAAATTTAAAAAAGCTCTTATATCTTTTGGCAGTTTATGCTCATAGCCAATACGCATATCCCAGCTATAACTAGCCCCTAGATCAACACGTTCATATTTTATTAATTGCTTTTTGTTGTGCTTATATTTGCCATTTTGCGCTATTGCGTCCATTTTTGACTTGTATGTAATGAAATTTGAAATAGTTAAATTTGCTTGTGGTATTTGTGAAGTAGTTGTCAGTCTTAAGGTCCAAGGTCTTGTAAAGTCTTGCGCTGGTAGCTCGCTATATCTTGTGACTTTACCGTCAAAATATATCTCTTGGTCTATTTGTGAGTCTGACGTATCGTAGTTTTTGGCATTTGTTTTGGTTTTAAATTTGTCGTATGATAGCTCAAACGTATGCTTTGTGCCGTAAATTTTAAACGGATCTATATTTTTTAAAGATACATTCCAAGTATTTGTATCACTTTTGCCGTCATTTGAGTAGATAAAGCAATTGTTGTTTGTATATCCAGCTCCACATTGTGTGCCTAAATTTTTGGCACTTGAACGTATGATTTGATCCCTACCTTTTCTTTTTATATATTTTGCATTTAGCTCAAAGTTAGCAAATTTTTGAGTTATACCAAAACTTGTTTCGTCATCATAAGGTATGTTTAGCTCTTGAAATTTATATGTATTTCGCCCTTGGCTTGTTGTCCAGTTTGTTGAGTAGCTTACTTTTCTGGTTTTTGTAGTAATTAGCGAGTTTTGTCCATCCCTTAGCCTGTATGCGAAGATATTTCTGCCGTGATAGCGGTTTTTGCCAAAATTTAGTATGGTTTTATTATCACCAAAGACATCATAACTAGCGCTAAATCTAGGAGAAATGGTCTTTTTGTTCATATAATTATCACCTGAAAATCTAACACCAGGTCTGATTGTAAGTCTGTTAAAATTTATCTTATCCTCTAGGTAAAATGCCCAAGAATTTTGCCTTACATTTATCTTTCCAGCGTTATAGTAGCCTATAGTTCTAAAGTATTGCCCTTTGCCTTTAAATGAGTCATCTTTAAAACACCACTCGTCATTAGAATTGCAGTCTTTGCCGTTTAAGCTACTCGCACTACTTGCGGTTATAAATGTTCGTTTTATCTCGTAAAATGCATCTTGCTTTTTTAGCTCTATACCAGTTGCTATGTTGTGAGAAGTGCCTAGAAGCTCAAATTTGTTAAAATCAACATCTAGATTGTAGCTGTAAGTTTTTTGCTCTTGGTCTATATCGCCAAATCCACCCTCTGTTGATGTTGTGCTACCCCAAGGTTTTTGACTCGATTTTGCCCAAGCATACCTGTACTCATACTCTGCATCTCTTGAAGTTTTTAGCCTTGAGTAGCTAAATTTATTTTTTATCTTAGCAAAGCTAGACTCATAATCAGCATTTAATCCAAGCATTAAACCACCGGAGTTAAATTCCCAGTAAGAGTCTTTTACACTTGGTGCAAAAACCTTATGAATTTGCGGTGTGTATGTTATGCTA comes from the Campylobacter mucosalis genome and includes:
- a CDS encoding TonB-dependent receptor plug domain-containing protein; this translates as MAFKKSYLSTALLLTLAQTSHAEQTYELADVNIDANASKTATGGGSSISSKSEFGGKTTINRRMIEATPAGNGDITSLLRTNPAVKFSNTNRQSTTMGEIDPADISINGAKYYQNNFMIDGMNINNDIDPAGNKATEVGTGGFSMIRSQSQGMAIDSDFIESIDVYDSDVSAKYGNFTGGVVEAKTRNPRDGFHGKFSMSHTRDSWTKYILHEGTEDEFEESATAANQPKFQKYTTKLNLEGFLTEDFGLMFGYTNTRSKIPLKAYTRSVDTKYFESTKNQRRNIDNYFLKGIWYGTDRLTITPSITYTPQIHKVFAPSVKDSYWEFNSGGLMLGLNADYESSFAKIKNKFSYSRLKTSRDAEYEYRYAWAKSSQKPWGSTTSTEGGFGDIDQEQKTYSYNLDVDFNKFELLGTSHNIATGIELKKQDAFYEIKRTFITASSASSLNGKDCNSNDEWCFKDDSFKGKGQYFRTIGYYNAGKINVRQNSWAFYLEDKINFNRLTIRPGVRFSGDNYMNKKTISPRFSASYDVFGDNKTILNFGKNRYHGRNIFAYRLRDGQNSLITTKTRKVSYSTNWTTSQGRNTYKFQELNIPYDDETSFGITQKFANFELNAKYIKRKGRDQIIRSSAKNLGTQCGAGYTNNNCFIYSNDGKSDTNTWNVSLKNIDPFKIYGTKHTFELSYDKFKTKTNAKNYDTSDSQIDQEIYFDGKVTRYSELPAQDFTRPWTLRLTTTSQIPQANLTISNFITYKSKMDAIAQNGKYKHNKKQLIKYERVDLGASYSWDMRIGYEHKLPKDIRAFLNLDISNVLNRSNKTALSGTSSTVATYEAGRQFWLEAGLKW